Proteins encoded in a region of the Clostridium butyricum genome:
- a CDS encoding lantibiotic immunity ABC transporter MutE/EpiE family permease subunit, which translates to MFKYIISENMKIKRTFAKRLMFIAPFMIIVFSTLMAGPYFQIDIYNWWYTIIFPGVLAVECLLLLNIDEKNKNKGVLSLNVNLKKVWVSKVVVAIKNITISCFLIFVAAQTIIYVSPFESISNINFINGFLAFIVMILTSIWLIPVYFYIGKKIGLFPSVIISMCAGIFSIITAVESWWWVNPLSYTARLMCPILKILPNGLMAVKDSQTFKPELLEISQIPFAIVVSIILFAVFTYMTAKWYEKQEAR; encoded by the coding sequence ATGTTTAAGTATATTATTTCTGAAAATATGAAAATTAAAAGGACTTTTGCAAAAAGACTTATGTTTATAGCACCATTTATGATTATTGTTTTTTCAACATTAATGGCGGGACCATATTTTCAAATTGATATTTATAACTGGTGGTATACAATAATATTTCCGGGAGTACTGGCTGTTGAATGTTTATTATTATTGAATATTGATGAAAAGAATAAAAATAAAGGGGTTTTATCACTTAATGTGAACTTAAAAAAAGTTTGGGTATCTAAAGTGGTAGTTGCAATAAAAAATATTACTATTTCCTGCTTCTTGATTTTTGTAGCAGCGCAGACGATTATTTATGTAAGTCCATTTGAAAGTATAAGTAATATTAATTTTATAAATGGATTTTTAGCATTTATAGTAATGATTCTTACAAGTATATGGCTTATTCCAGTATACTTTTATATAGGAAAAAAGATAGGATTATTTCCATCTGTTATTATAAGTATGTGCGCAGGAATATTTTCTATTATAACAGCAGTTGAAAGCTGGTGGTGGGTAAATCCACTTTCATATACAGCAAGACTTATGTGTCCTATACTTAAGATTTTACCTAATGGTCTCATGGCAGTTAAGGACAGTCAGACATTTAAACCAGAACTTCTTGAAATATCACAAATTCCATTTGCTATTGTTGTATCAATTATACTTTTTGCAGTATTTACTTACATGACAGCAAAATGGTATGAGAAACAGGAGGCAAGATAA
- a CDS encoding MerR family transcriptional regulator, with the protein MDYSIGEFSKITEISIYTLRYYESEHLITPDRKSNGRRVYKEKDIIWIQFIKRLKDTGMPIKEIKKYAELRSDGESTMTERMVMLTQHKNKLEEEIETLNEHLEKLNEKITYYEGEIKNKV; encoded by the coding sequence ATGGATTATTCAATTGGAGAATTTTCTAAAATTACAGAAATAAGTATATATACATTACGCTATTATGAGAGTGAGCATTTAATAACACCAGATAGAAAAAGTAATGGAAGACGTGTATACAAAGAGAAAGATATAATATGGATACAATTTATAAAAAGATTGAAAGATACCGGAATGCCTATTAAAGAAATAAAGAAGTACGCTGAATTACGCTCAGATGGGGAGTCTACCATGACAGAAAGAATGGTTATGCTTACACAGCATAAGAATAAGCTTGAAGAAGAAATAGAGACACTTAATGAACATTTGGAAAAATTAAATGAGAAGATTACATATTATGAGGGAGAAATTAAAAATAAAGTGTAA
- a CDS encoding accessory gene regulator B family protein, which produces MRKKNNNDDIINFLLQTIEYIKYILFVVGIYIIVGLAAEFNDIVIKSFLCIVATAVYYLIYNWIDISFIKTVKAQQKRLKEKQLKKNKYWYILFIILIALLILTNNSRFAACISYSILTLNMFMLIWLFK; this is translated from the coding sequence ATGAGGAAAAAAAATAATAATGATGATATAATTAATTTCTTACTACAGACTATAGAGTATATAAAATATATATTATTTGTTGTGGGTATATATATTATTGTAGGATTAGCTGCTGAATTTAATGATATTGTTATAAAAAGCTTTTTATGTATAGTAGCTACTGCTGTATATTATCTTATATATAATTGGATTGATATATCTTTTATAAAAACAGTTAAAGCGCAACAGAAAAGATTAAAAGAAAAACAGTTAAAGAAAAACAAGTATTGGTATATACTGTTTATAATTTTGATAGCTTTATTGATTTTAACAAATAATTCAAGATTTGCAGCTTGTATTTCATATTCTATTTTAACTTTAAATATGTTCATGCTCATATGGTTATTTAAATAA
- a CDS encoding VOC family protein, whose translation MSEIDKTYNDLISNGAVSVFEPITEPWGQRTCYIADPEGKLTEVI comes from the coding sequence TTGTCTGAAATAGATAAAACATATAATGATCTGATTTCTAATGGGGCAGTATCAGTATTTGAACCAATTACAGAACCATGGGGACAGCGAACATGTTATATTGCTGATCCAGAAGGAAAATTAACTGAAGTTATATAA
- a CDS encoding sensor histidine kinase: protein MERIVKEKSISKVFAKYIICFCITNILFIAITIFLYGLAFNAHIMYPANYFEQKIESNRDKISKEESIDELIPDRCFYSLYDFNGNVLSGNMTNEKAKDVWQVVENNKINVGNYYYKVIPRKEDICIVAYEIKPSFVNPILNKYIPDPEMFIYIVVLIIFVVEILIFANMFKKRIKKEMKFLLETTKKIQMENLDFEVTYSRIAEINDIIKSLDIMKSELKNSLNDKWEMERIQKEQTAAMAHDIKTPLTIIKGNAELIDEGKLSDEEYKFTQNILTEVENMEGYIKTLIEIMTCDKEMKLKKKTINFDKFICEVINQAESMCVNKKISFETRRGHIPEVIEADKYALKRAIGNVISNAVEYTPIDGKIIFSVCEDSEKIVITIENSGREFTKEELTSASQKFYRGDKSRNSKSHYGMGLYISRKMIEKHGGVMVLENSDILGGAKITYYLHKR, encoded by the coding sequence GTGGAAAGAATAGTAAAAGAAAAGAGTATATCAAAAGTTTTTGCGAAATATATTATCTGCTTTTGTATAACAAATATATTATTCATTGCAATTACAATTTTTTTATATGGCTTGGCATTTAATGCACATATAATGTATCCAGCTAATTATTTTGAGCAGAAGATTGAGAGTAATAGAGATAAAATTTCAAAGGAAGAATCAATAGATGAATTGATACCAGATAGATGTTTTTATTCGTTATATGATTTTAATGGAAATGTATTAAGTGGAAATATGACAAATGAAAAAGCAAAAGATGTATGGCAAGTGGTAGAAAATAATAAAATAAATGTTGGAAATTATTATTATAAGGTAATACCAAGAAAAGAAGATATATGCATTGTGGCATATGAGATAAAACCTTCTTTTGTGAATCCAATCTTAAATAAATATATACCAGATCCAGAAATGTTTATTTACATAGTAGTATTGATTATATTTGTTGTAGAAATTTTAATCTTTGCAAATATGTTTAAGAAAAGAATTAAAAAAGAAATGAAGTTTCTTTTGGAAACTACAAAAAAAATACAAATGGAGAATTTAGATTTTGAGGTAACCTATTCTAGAATAGCGGAGATAAATGATATTATTAAGTCATTAGATATTATGAAAAGTGAACTGAAAAATTCCCTTAATGATAAATGGGAAATGGAAAGAATTCAGAAAGAACAGACTGCGGCTATGGCACATGATATTAAAACTCCATTAACAATAATAAAAGGAAATGCAGAGCTGATAGATGAAGGAAAGTTATCGGATGAGGAATATAAGTTTACTCAAAATATTTTAACAGAAGTTGAAAATATGGAAGGGTATATAAAAACCTTAATTGAAATAATGACGTGTGATAAAGAAATGAAATTAAAAAAGAAAACAATAAATTTTGATAAGTTTATATGTGAAGTAATAAATCAAGCAGAATCAATGTGTGTAAATAAAAAAATAAGCTTTGAAACAAGGAGAGGTCATATACCAGAAGTAATAGAAGCAGATAAATATGCATTAAAAAGAGCAATAGGTAATGTTATTTCAAATGCAGTAGAATATACTCCTATAGATGGAAAAATAATATTTTCAGTATGTGAAGATTCTGAAAAAATAGTTATTACAATTGAAAATTCAGGTAGGGAATTTACTAAGGAAGAATTAACATCAGCATCACAAAAATTTTATAGAGGAGATAAAAGCAGAAATTCTAAAAGTCATTATGGTATGGGATTATACATCTCAAGAAAAATGATTGAAAAGCATGGTGGAGTTATGGTCTTAGAAAATTCAGATATACTGGGAGGTGCAAAAATTACATATTATCTTCATAAAAGATAA
- a CDS encoding response regulator transcription factor, with protein MADILAIDDEIGILNIIKSALEKAGHNVKMVDNPTIILDNEYLKYDLILLDVMMPEIDGFSLCRRIRNLVDCPIIFLTAKNMEEDVVTGLSVGGDDYISKPFSIKELRARVDAHLRREHREKQNAFSISGIKFSLYSKQISFNESIIPFTKSEYTICEYLALNHGQVFSKEKIYENVFGFDGESDILAIVEHIKNIRNKFKKIGINPIETVWGIGYKWKE; from the coding sequence ATGGCTGATATTTTAGCAATAGATGATGAAATTGGAATATTAAATATTATAAAAAGTGCTTTGGAGAAAGCAGGTCATAATGTTAAGATGGTAGATAATCCGACAATAATATTAGATAATGAATATCTAAAGTATGATTTGATATTATTAGATGTAATGATGCCGGAAATAGATGGTTTTTCATTGTGCAGAAGAATAAGAAATTTAGTGGATTGTCCCATAATATTCTTGACGGCCAAAAATATGGAAGAAGATGTTGTTACAGGATTAAGTGTTGGTGGAGATGATTATATATCAAAACCTTTCAGTATAAAGGAATTGAGAGCAAGGGTTGATGCTCATTTAAGAAGAGAGCATAGAGAAAAACAAAATGCATTTTCTATTTCAGGTATAAAATTCAGCTTGTATTCTAAACAAATAAGCTTTAATGAAAGCATAATTCCATTTACTAAAAGTGAATATACAATATGTGAATATCTTGCTTTGAATCATGGACAGGTATTTTCTAAAGAAAAAATATATGAAAATGTATTTGGATTTGATGGGGAAAGTGATATTTTAGCTATAGTAGAACATATCAAAAATATACGAAATAAATTTAAGAAGATTGGAATAAACCCAATTGAGACAGTATGGGGGATCGGATACAAGTGGAAAGAATAG
- a CDS encoding SDR family NAD(P)-dependent oxidoreductase yields MKEKNKYTLITGASSGIGYESAKLFASKGKNLIIVARTKNNLIELKTEILKENPSLDIVIKNTDLSVVKNVYELYNSLKDYNIETLINNAGFGNYDNVVTQNLNKIETMLDLNVKAVTILSSLFVHDYKDVEGTTLINISSAGGYTLVPNAVTYCASKFFVSAFTEGLAHELIISNAKLQAKVLAPAATKTNFGNVANNISNYDYDESFGTYHTSREMAEFLFELYTSKSIVGLIDRDTFKFKLTPPMFPDSYKSTHNQNL; encoded by the coding sequence ATGAAAGAAAAAAATAAATATACACTTATTACAGGGGCAAGCTCAGGAATTGGATATGAGAGTGCAAAACTTTTTGCATCTAAAGGGAAAAATTTAATAATCGTAGCTCGTACAAAAAACAATTTAATAGAATTAAAGACTGAAATTTTGAAGGAGAATCCTTCCTTGGACATTGTAATTAAAAATACTGATTTATCAGTTGTAAAAAATGTCTATGAACTTTATAACAGTTTGAAAGATTATAATATTGAAACATTAATTAATAATGCTGGATTTGGTAATTATGATAATGTAGTGACTCAAAATTTAAATAAAATTGAAACAATGCTTGATCTTAATGTTAAAGCTGTTACTATTTTATCCTCATTATTTGTTCATGATTATAAAGATGTTGAAGGTACAACTCTTATAAATATTTCTTCTGCCGGAGGATATACACTTGTACCAAATGCAGTCACATATTGTGCAAGTAAATTTTTTGTAAGTGCATTTACTGAAGGATTAGCACATGAACTTATAATAAGTAATGCAAAACTTCAAGCAAAAGTGCTTGCACCTGCTGCAACTAAAACAAACTTTGGAAATGTAGCAAATAATATTTCAAATTATGATTATGATGAAAGTTTTGGTACTTACCATACAAGCAGAGAAATGGCAGAATTTTTATTTGAATTATACACTAGTAAGAGCATTGTTGGATTAATCGATAGAGACACTTTTAAGTTTAAACTTACTCCACCAATGTTCCCTGATTCTTATAAATCCACACATAATCAAAATTTATGA
- a CDS encoding lantibiotic immunity ABC transporter MutG family permease subunit: protein MQVLRLIKADFMKLKHTPFYWIHIFVPISVVTAFLLYYSYSKINSISKLNGFFEAISIAFPLIIGVICALVMEQEKKAGKFKEMISTENSRGICLFSKLMVMIICGAISLIITVSGFYVGFQYFLKQNMFSINLYINIAVVVFIAQISLYLFHVFLSIRFGSGVSIGMGIFESMISGLFITGLGDGIWRYVPCSFAVRFSDGFFVKEAGTADVFNTLAGTGYWIKQCAAGFINCIIITFVGGIALKMWFDYFEFSNCE from the coding sequence ATGCAGGTATTAAGATTAATAAAAGCTGATTTTATGAAATTAAAGCATACACCATTTTATTGGATCCATATTTTTGTGCCAATAAGTGTTGTTACTGCTTTTTTACTATATTACTCATATTCAAAAATAAATTCAATATCAAAATTAAATGGATTTTTTGAAGCAATATCAATTGCATTTCCTCTTATTATAGGAGTAATATGTGCCTTAGTAATGGAACAGGAGAAAAAAGCAGGAAAATTTAAAGAAATGATATCTACTGAAAATAGTAGGGGGATATGTCTTTTTAGTAAGCTTATGGTAATGATAATATGCGGTGCAATATCCCTTATAATTACAGTAAGTGGATTTTATGTAGGATTCCAATATTTTTTAAAACAAAATATGTTTTCAATAAATCTCTATATAAATATAGCAGTAGTTGTATTTATAGCGCAGATATCTTTATATCTATTTCATGTATTTCTAAGCATAAGATTTGGAAGTGGAGTATCAATTGGAATGGGTATATTTGAAAGTATGATTTCAGGGTTATTCATAACAGGTCTTGGTGATGGTATATGGAGATATGTTCCGTGTAGTTTTGCTGTAAGATTTAGTGATGGATTTTTTGTAAAAGAAGCTGGAACAGCAGATGTATTTAATACTTTAGCAGGTACTGGATATTGGATTAAACAGTGCGCTGCAGGATTTATTAATTGTATTATAATTACATTTGTAGGGGGTATTGCATTAAAGATGTGGTTTGATTATTTTGAATTTAGTAATTGTGAATAG
- a CDS encoding MATE family efflux transporter, with the protein MKLKKYVGDKSFYKMVLTIAIPIMIQNGITNFVSMLDNIMVGQIGTDAMSGVAIANQFIFIFSLFIFGAISGPGIFSAQFYGNDNHEGVRQTFRFKLILCGIISVIGIFIMGTFRHELISLFLHEGSVTGNISETLKYGSGYIAIDIIGLIPFAIMQCYSSTLRETGETIVPMKAGIVAVAVNLVFNYLLIFGKLGFPMLGAYGAAIATVISRFIECFIVVIWTHRHKERNKFIVGAYRNFKIEKNLTKHIILRGTPLLMNEGLWAMGMSALNAIYSRGGLAVVAGLNISNTVSNVFNIVYIALGSSVSIIVGQLLGAGKMEEAKDTDTKLIVFSVVSCIGFGLFMSLISPFFPKIYNTTDEVRHYASYFILIIAMCMPLEAFMNASYFTLRSGGKTFITFLFDSVSIWVISIPFAYILMNFTSIGIVTIYLLCQLISIIKCIIGYVLVKKGVWINNIVV; encoded by the coding sequence ATGAAACTAAAAAAATACGTAGGGGATAAAAGTTTTTATAAAATGGTTTTAACAATTGCAATCCCTATCATGATTCAAAATGGAATAACAAACTTCGTAAGTATGCTTGATAACATTATGGTAGGTCAGATTGGAACAGATGCTATGAGTGGAGTTGCTATAGCAAATCAGTTTATATTTATATTTAGTCTTTTCATATTTGGTGCGATATCAGGCCCGGGGATTTTTAGTGCACAGTTTTATGGAAATGATAATCATGAAGGTGTAAGACAAACCTTTAGATTTAAACTTATATTATGTGGAATAATTAGTGTTATCGGTATATTTATAATGGGTACATTTAGGCATGAACTAATTTCACTTTTTCTTCATGAGGGAAGTGTAACAGGAAATATTTCTGAAACATTGAAATACGGAAGCGGATATATAGCAATTGATATAATAGGTCTTATACCTTTTGCTATAATGCAATGCTACTCAAGTACACTTAGGGAAACAGGAGAAACTATTGTACCAATGAAAGCAGGTATTGTAGCTGTAGCAGTAAATCTTGTATTCAATTATCTTTTGATTTTTGGTAAGTTAGGATTTCCAATGCTTGGTGCATATGGTGCTGCTATTGCAACAGTTATTTCAAGATTTATTGAATGTTTTATAGTTGTAATATGGACTCATAGACACAAAGAAAGAAATAAATTTATCGTAGGAGCATATCGTAATTTTAAAATTGAAAAAAATCTTACAAAACATATTATATTAAGGGGAACTCCTCTTTTAATGAATGAAGGACTATGGGCAATGGGAATGTCAGCATTAAATGCTATATATTCTCGTGGAGGCCTTGCTGTAGTTGCAGGACTTAATATTTCAAATACAGTATCCAATGTGTTTAATATTGTATATATAGCCCTTGGAAGTTCAGTTTCGATTATTGTAGGTCAGCTTCTTGGAGCAGGAAAGATGGAAGAAGCCAAAGATACTGACACAAAACTTATAGTATTTTCAGTTGTAAGCTGTATAGGATTTGGATTATTTATGTCATTAATTTCGCCATTCTTCCCTAAAATATATAATACAACTGATGAAGTAAGGCATTATGCATCATATTTTATACTAATAATAGCAATGTGTATGCCACTTGAAGCATTTATGAATGCATCATATTTTACTCTTCGTTCAGGTGGAAAGACATTTATAACTTTTCTTTTTGATAGTGTTTCAATATGGGTAATATCAATTCCATTTGCTTACATTCTCATGAACTTTACATCAATTGGAATAGTAACAATATATTTATTATGCCAGCTTATAAGTATAATAAAATGCATAATAGGTTATGTACTTGTTAAAAAAGGAGTATGGATAAATAATATAGTTGTTTAA
- a CDS encoding deaminase domain-containing protein has translation MTQTEIKIGRKKVRINIKTIDELEKAMKNEGYDVASFENLNIEEFKSEICNLFNIKPSVAEHIYSNMSQCEREINYRSNNVQDFLDYMEKITEIKEYEKILWKKICKVDKIHIDRIEYDRKPSIQEDVEHMLNAIKNVKNTMCGKIDEYEKLRLYELETGIDENYIYAKDIELLKKMIIKDKGKVKNTYDEFTCNKRIYIDIPENMNGSYIKPLEGSIEYHEHISRNIPRIKRLIKNLDKYMKITSDEEGNTVCEINQSKALQDSINIAVAVYNQKEFKAVSGSDEVDDYCVAMEKEETVFESCRVNRLGKIGIGYNRFYDSEKKILEEIHKQIEEKKLDDRGNLVMYSRWEPCPSCYYVISQFCSAHPQIEVSVKFDKSYGE, from the coding sequence ATGACGCAGACTGAAATAAAAATAGGTAGAAAAAAAGTAAGAATTAATATAAAGACCATAGATGAACTTGAAAAGGCGATGAAAAATGAGGGTTATGATGTAGCTAGTTTTGAAAATTTAAATATTGAGGAATTTAAAAGTGAAATTTGTAATTTATTCAATATAAAACCCAGTGTTGCAGAACATATTTATTCTAATATGAGTCAGTGTGAAAGAGAGATTAATTATAGGTCTAATAATGTTCAAGATTTTCTTGATTATATGGAAAAGATTACAGAAATCAAGGAATATGAAAAAATACTTTGGAAGAAAATTTGTAAAGTAGATAAAATCCATATAGATAGGATTGAATATGATAGAAAACCATCAATTCAAGAAGATGTAGAGCATATGCTTAATGCAATTAAAAATGTTAAGAATACTATGTGTGGAAAAATAGATGAATATGAAAAATTGAGATTATATGAATTGGAGACAGGAATTGATGAAAACTATATCTATGCTAAAGATATTGAATTACTAAAAAAAATGATTATTAAAGATAAAGGTAAAGTTAAGAATACATATGATGAATTTACATGTAACAAGAGAATATACATAGATATACCGGAAAATATGAATGGTAGTTATATAAAGCCATTAGAAGGATCTATTGAATATCATGAACATATATCAAGAAATATACCACGTATAAAGCGTCTCATAAAAAATCTTGATAAATATATGAAAATAACCAGTGATGAAGAAGGAAATACAGTTTGTGAGATTAACCAAAGCAAAGCTCTTCAGGATTCTATAAATATAGCTGTGGCAGTCTATAATCAAAAGGAATTTAAAGCTGTAAGCGGAAGTGATGAAGTAGATGATTACTGCGTGGCAATGGAAAAAGAAGAAACAGTATTTGAAAGCTGCAGGGTTAATAGACTTGGGAAGATTGGAATTGGTTATAATAGATTTTATGATAGTGAAAAGAAAATATTAGAGGAAATCCATAAACAGATTGAAGAAAAGAAACTTGATGATAGAGGTAATCTTGTTATGTATAGCAGATGGGAGCCATGTCCCAGCTGCTATTATGTAATAAGTCAGTTTTGTAGTGCTCATCCCCAAATAGAAGTTTCAGTGAAATTTGATAAATCATATGGGGAGTAA
- a CDS encoding lantibiotic protection ABC transporter ATP-binding protein, with amino-acid sequence MNNIILETKNLSKNFKGEKAAVKDISLKVNRNSIYGLLGPNGAGKSTILKMITGMLKPSSGEILFNGHKWNRKDLASIGSLIEEAPLYENLTAEENLKVRTTILNLPDSRIKEVLKIVELENTGKKRAGQFSMGMKQRLGIAIALLNNPELLILDEPTNGLDPFGIQELRELIKSFPEKGITVILSSHMLSEVNQIADHIGIISAGVLGYEGELKNEENLEKLFMDIASKYRREM; translated from the coding sequence ATGAATAACATTATTTTAGAAACAAAAAATTTAAGTAAAAATTTTAAAGGAGAAAAGGCAGCGGTTAAGGATATATCATTAAAGGTAAATAGAAATTCAATTTATGGATTACTTGGGCCTAATGGAGCAGGGAAATCAACAATATTAAAGATGATTACAGGAATGCTTAAGCCAAGTAGTGGTGAAATTCTTTTTAATGGCCACAAATGGAATAGAAAGGATTTAGCAAGTATAGGTTCTTTAATTGAAGAAGCACCCTTATATGAAAATTTAACGGCAGAAGAAAATCTTAAAGTAAGAACTACTATATTAAATTTACCAGATTCAAGAATTAAGGAAGTATTAAAAATAGTAGAACTTGAGAATACAGGAAAGAAAAGAGCAGGCCAGTTTTCAATGGGAATGAAGCAGCGGCTTGGAATAGCAATTGCACTTTTAAATAATCCAGAACTTTTAATATTAGATGAACCAACTAATGGGTTAGATCCATTTGGAATACAGGAGCTTAGAGAACTTATAAAATCATTCCCTGAGAAGGGAATTACAGTGATTTTATCAAGTCACATGTTAAGTGAAGTAAACCAGATTGCTGACCATATTGGCATTATATCAGCTGGTGTTTTAGGTTATGAAGGAGAACTTAAAAATGAAGAAAATCTAGAAAAATTATTTATGGATATTGCAAGTAAGTATAGGAGGGAAATGTAG
- a CDS encoding MerR family transcriptional regulator: MKLSISETAKLSGVSVRTLHYYDEIGLLKPREISESGYRYYDKESLEILQQILFYKELEFSLKDISNFIRQPHYDKFVILKKQKELLILKEKRLRKIIELIDNSLKGEDNMSFKEFNVDEIEKVKKKYAEEAQKLYGNTKEYEQSKKKEKSYSDEDKEKINIEYTVIMKEFYNNINLNPEEDKVQKLVAKWQNHITKYYYKCTKEILKGLGQMYVSDKRFKENIDKNGEGTAEFMAKAIEIYCRK, from the coding sequence ATGAAATTAAGCATAAGTGAAACAGCAAAACTTAGTGGTGTAAGTGTGCGCACACTACATTATTATGATGAGATAGGACTTTTAAAGCCAAGAGAAATAAGTGAATCCGGATATCGTTACTATGATAAAGAATCTCTTGAAATACTTCAGCAGATTTTGTTCTACAAGGAGCTGGAGTTTTCACTTAAGGATATTTCAAATTTTATAAGACAGCCTCATTATGATAAATTTGTAATCTTAAAAAAGCAAAAAGAACTTTTGATTTTAAAAGAAAAGCGTCTTAGAAAGATTATAGAGCTTATAGATAATAGTTTAAAAGGAGAAGACAACATGAGTTTTAAAGAATTTAATGTAGACGAAATTGAAAAAGTGAAGAAGAAATATGCAGAGGAAGCCCAAAAGCTGTATGGAAATACAAAAGAATATGAGCAGAGTAAAAAGAAAGAAAAATCTTATAGTGATGAAGATAAGGAAAAAATCAATATTGAATATACCGTTATTATGAAAGAGTTTTATAATAACATAAATTTAAATCCAGAAGAGGATAAAGTTCAGAAGCTTGTAGCCAAGTGGCAGAATCATATTACAAAATATTATTATAAATGCACAAAAGAAATACTTAAGGGACTTGGACAGATGTATGTAAGTGATAAAAGATTTAAAGAAAATATAGATAAGAACGGTGAAGGAACAGCAGAATTTATGGCTAAAGCCATTGAAATTTATTGCAGAAAATAA